In Salvelinus fontinalis isolate EN_2023a unplaced genomic scaffold, ASM2944872v1 scaffold_0401, whole genome shotgun sequence, one genomic interval encodes:
- the LOC129845901 gene encoding centrosomal protein of 85 kDa-like isoform X2: MPSTAGPPASNPRPCSQEDSQASASSGSRTSGGTSNSKSSSLSKSASSPNLDMAQGGAGCADPTGPKPDCLSRYRSLVNGLDHSLFPLGDHSCMDEGQRFDMPTMEPTMNQSALLAGYCPDVRLGLQMTSLGETPEGNREAYRGAMEHSYKALPETRPGVPGAPDTYSQRSSQPGGTGAGSAGVYPSSLYLQTQALLREAKAYEPMLQERCSELPSWQQQHKQQLESLRMQVEQMQMMTAGVGQYPALYSTPSMPPETRKWDAVIKANESILKEKELAIERQKQQMSQLELRERELQVHGALLGGGVPYGDVCLLRLQEAQRENAFLRAQFAERGDCAAQEEAEHRLGAVEAETRRLNDALRETSERHAEEMKKQEERIRNRDKHINSLKKKCQKEAEQNREKQQRIETLERYLADLPTMEDYQGQSKQLKEVEQRAFQLQGRVRELEVCLEEARSHTREKDTQLEEQRRRERELLTTVTSLQERVQEGLEDGARLPSLDVEKLRGENSSLREEQQRLKKVIEKQLRMMTKLGTQIVTLEEQVSQEESSSHALREEVCSKEQGLLQLHTAMKELSAQNQELTEQNLTLHERLEVSEKVDRTSSSLRPARDRLTQRLHGEMASCLCDLRSLCNVLTQRSQGRDPNLSLLLGVSSPPPMAEQLEDWLSPVVLQRKLTEAQQLRRDVEELRTTISDRYAQDMGENCITQ, from the exons ATGCCTTCCACGGCCGGACCACCGGCCTCCAATCCCCGGCCCTGTTCCCAGGAAGATTCCCAGGCTTCTGCCTCCTCGGGCTCCCGAACCTCCGGTGGAACCTCCAACTCGAAGTCGTCCTCACTTTCCAAATCAGCCTCTTCACCCAACCTGGACATGGCACAAGGCGGTGCGGGGTGTGCCGACCCCACCGGGCCCAAGCCGGACTGCCTGAGCCGCTACCGCAGCCTCGTGAATGGACTAGACCACTCTCTGTTCCCCTTGGGGGACCACTCTTGCATGGATGAGGGCCAGAGGTTCGACATGCCCACCATGGAGCCCACAATGAACCAATCTGCTCTGCTGGCAGGCTATTGCCCCGACGTCCGACTCGGGCTCCAGATGACCAGCCTGGGGGAGACTCCCGAGGGCAACAGGGAGGCCTACAGGGGTGCCATGGAGCACTCGTACAAGGCTCTCCCCGAGACAAGGCCGGGGGTCCCCGGCGCTCCAGACACCTACAGCCAGAGGAGCAGCCAGCCAGGTGGAACTGGGGCTGGGTCAGCAGGTGTGTACCCCAGCTCTCTGTATCTGCAGACCCAGGCTCTGCTGAGGGAGGCCAAGGCCTATGAACCCATGCTGCAGGAGAGATGCAGCGAGCTGCCCAGCTGGCAACAGCAGCACAAGCAGCAGCTGGAGAGTCTCCGCATGCAAGTGGAGCAGATGCAG ATGATGACTGCTGGAGTGGGCCAATACCCGGCTCTCTACTCCACCCCCTCCATGCCACCAGAGACCAGGAAGTGGGACGCGGTGATCAAAGCCAACGAGAGCATTCTGAAGGAGAAGGAGCTCGCCATAGAGAG ACAGAAGCAGCAAATGTCTCAGCTGGAGCTGCGGGAGAGGGAGCTGCAGGTCCACGGCGCCCTGCTCGGCGGCGGCGTTCCGTACGGCGACGTGTGTCTGCTCCGTCTGCAG GAGGCTCAGAGGGAGAACGCCTTCCTACGGGCCCAGTTTGCAGAGCGCGGTGACTGCGCCGCCCAGGAGGAGGCAGAGCACCGCCTCGGTGCCGTGGAGGCGGAGACGCGGCGTCTGAACGATGCGCTGAGGGAGACCAGCGAGAGGCACGCCGAGGAGATGAagaagcaggaggagagg attcgcAACCGGGACAAGCACATCAACAGCCTGAAGAAGAAGTGCCAGAAGGAGGCAGAGCAGAACCGAGAGAAGCAGCAGCGCATCGAGACTCTGGAGCGCTACCTCGCTGACCTGCCCACTATGGAGGACTACCAGGGCCAGAGCAAACAG CTGAAGGAGGTGGAGCAGCGGGCGTTCCAGCTGCAGGGCCGGGTCAGAGAGCTGGAGGTGTGTCTGGAGGAGGCTCGCTCACACACCCGGGAGAAGGACACCCAGCTGGAGGAGCAGAGACGCAGGGAGAGGGAGCTGCTCACCACTgtcaccag TTTACAAGAGCGGGTGCAGGAGGGCCTGGAGGACGGGGCAAGGTTACCCTCCCTGGATGTGGAGAAACTCCGAGGGGAGAACAGCAGCCTGAGAGAGGAACAGCAGAGACTTAAAAAG gtCATAGAGAAGCAGCTGAGGATGATGACGAAACTGGGCACCCAGATCGTA accctGGAGGAGCAGGTGTCTCAGGAGGAGAGCAGCTCCCATGCTCTGAGAGAGGAGGTTTGTTCTAAAGAGCAGGGTTTGCTCCAGCTCCACACAGCCATGAAGGAG CTGTCGGCCCAGAACCAGGAACTAACGGAGCAGAACCTGACCCTCCATGAGCGTCTGGAGGTCTCGGAGAAGGTGGACCGGACGTCGTCCTCGCTGCGGCCGGCCAGGGACCGCCTCACCCAGCGTCTTCACGGGGAGATGGCCTCATGCCTCTGTGACCTGCGGTCCCTCTGCAACGTCCTGACCCAGCGGTCACAGGGCCGAGACCCCAACCTCTCGCTGCTGCTTGGCGTTTCCT CTCCCCCGCCCATGGCAGAGCAGTTGGAGGACTGGCTGAGTCCTGTGGTCCTCCAGAGGAAGTTGACTGAAGCCCAGCAGCTGCGTCGTGATGTGGAGGAGCTCCGCACCACCATCTCAGACCGCTATGCCCAGGACATGGGAGAGAACTGCATTACCCAGTAG
- the LOC129845901 gene encoding centrosomal protein of 85 kDa-like isoform X1 produces the protein MTTSQRYLESKLTAGFPDMEWQTPAVSEKFQSHFGRRPGTADSGNTGLGATPSDSTEDFCSSSSSPSFQPIRSPIPIPTAHVMPSTAGPPASNPRPCSQEDSQASASSGSRTSGGTSNSKSSSLSKSASSPNLDMAQGGAGCADPTGPKPDCLSRYRSLVNGLDHSLFPLGDHSCMDEGQRFDMPTMEPTMNQSALLAGYCPDVRLGLQMTSLGETPEGNREAYRGAMEHSYKALPETRPGVPGAPDTYSQRSSQPGGTGAGSAGVYPSSLYLQTQALLREAKAYEPMLQERCSELPSWQQQHKQQLESLRMQVEQMQMMTAGVGQYPALYSTPSMPPETRKWDAVIKANESILKEKELAIERQKQQMSQLELRERELQVHGALLGGGVPYGDVCLLRLQEAQRENAFLRAQFAERGDCAAQEEAEHRLGAVEAETRRLNDALRETSERHAEEMKKQEERIRNRDKHINSLKKKCQKEAEQNREKQQRIETLERYLADLPTMEDYQGQSKQLKEVEQRAFQLQGRVRELEVCLEEARSHTREKDTQLEEQRRRERELLTTVTSLQERVQEGLEDGARLPSLDVEKLRGENSSLREEQQRLKKVIEKQLRMMTKLGTQIVTLEEQVSQEESSSHALREEVCSKEQGLLQLHTAMKELSAQNQELTEQNLTLHERLEVSEKVDRTSSSLRPARDRLTQRLHGEMASCLCDLRSLCNVLTQRSQGRDPNLSLLLGVSSPPPMAEQLEDWLSPVVLQRKLTEAQQLRRDVEELRTTISDRYAQDMGENCITQ, from the exons ATGACCACTTCACAGAGATACCTGGAGTCTAAGCTGACAG CTGGGTTTCCTGACATGGAGTGGCAGACGCCAGCTGTGTCTGAGAAGTTCCAGAGCCACTTTGGCCGCCGGCCTGGGACAGCGGACAGTGGGAACACGGGGCTAGGCGCCACCCCATCTGACAGCACAGAAG ATTTCTGCAGTTCCAGCAGCAGCCCCTCGTTCCAGCCCATCCGCAGTCCGATTCCCATCCCCACTGCCCATGTCATGCCTTCCACGGCCGGACCACCGGCCTCCAATCCCCGGCCCTGTTCCCAGGAAGATTCCCAGGCTTCTGCCTCCTCGGGCTCCCGAACCTCCGGTGGAACCTCCAACTCGAAGTCGTCCTCACTTTCCAAATCAGCCTCTTCACCCAACCTGGACATGGCACAAGGCGGTGCGGGGTGTGCCGACCCCACCGGGCCCAAGCCGGACTGCCTGAGCCGCTACCGCAGCCTCGTGAATGGACTAGACCACTCTCTGTTCCCCTTGGGGGACCACTCTTGCATGGATGAGGGCCAGAGGTTCGACATGCCCACCATGGAGCCCACAATGAACCAATCTGCTCTGCTGGCAGGCTATTGCCCCGACGTCCGACTCGGGCTCCAGATGACCAGCCTGGGGGAGACTCCCGAGGGCAACAGGGAGGCCTACAGGGGTGCCATGGAGCACTCGTACAAGGCTCTCCCCGAGACAAGGCCGGGGGTCCCCGGCGCTCCAGACACCTACAGCCAGAGGAGCAGCCAGCCAGGTGGAACTGGGGCTGGGTCAGCAGGTGTGTACCCCAGCTCTCTGTATCTGCAGACCCAGGCTCTGCTGAGGGAGGCCAAGGCCTATGAACCCATGCTGCAGGAGAGATGCAGCGAGCTGCCCAGCTGGCAACAGCAGCACAAGCAGCAGCTGGAGAGTCTCCGCATGCAAGTGGAGCAGATGCAG ATGATGACTGCTGGAGTGGGCCAATACCCGGCTCTCTACTCCACCCCCTCCATGCCACCAGAGACCAGGAAGTGGGACGCGGTGATCAAAGCCAACGAGAGCATTCTGAAGGAGAAGGAGCTCGCCATAGAGAG ACAGAAGCAGCAAATGTCTCAGCTGGAGCTGCGGGAGAGGGAGCTGCAGGTCCACGGCGCCCTGCTCGGCGGCGGCGTTCCGTACGGCGACGTGTGTCTGCTCCGTCTGCAG GAGGCTCAGAGGGAGAACGCCTTCCTACGGGCCCAGTTTGCAGAGCGCGGTGACTGCGCCGCCCAGGAGGAGGCAGAGCACCGCCTCGGTGCCGTGGAGGCGGAGACGCGGCGTCTGAACGATGCGCTGAGGGAGACCAGCGAGAGGCACGCCGAGGAGATGAagaagcaggaggagagg attcgcAACCGGGACAAGCACATCAACAGCCTGAAGAAGAAGTGCCAGAAGGAGGCAGAGCAGAACCGAGAGAAGCAGCAGCGCATCGAGACTCTGGAGCGCTACCTCGCTGACCTGCCCACTATGGAGGACTACCAGGGCCAGAGCAAACAG CTGAAGGAGGTGGAGCAGCGGGCGTTCCAGCTGCAGGGCCGGGTCAGAGAGCTGGAGGTGTGTCTGGAGGAGGCTCGCTCACACACCCGGGAGAAGGACACCCAGCTGGAGGAGCAGAGACGCAGGGAGAGGGAGCTGCTCACCACTgtcaccag TTTACAAGAGCGGGTGCAGGAGGGCCTGGAGGACGGGGCAAGGTTACCCTCCCTGGATGTGGAGAAACTCCGAGGGGAGAACAGCAGCCTGAGAGAGGAACAGCAGAGACTTAAAAAG gtCATAGAGAAGCAGCTGAGGATGATGACGAAACTGGGCACCCAGATCGTA accctGGAGGAGCAGGTGTCTCAGGAGGAGAGCAGCTCCCATGCTCTGAGAGAGGAGGTTTGTTCTAAAGAGCAGGGTTTGCTCCAGCTCCACACAGCCATGAAGGAG CTGTCGGCCCAGAACCAGGAACTAACGGAGCAGAACCTGACCCTCCATGAGCGTCTGGAGGTCTCGGAGAAGGTGGACCGGACGTCGTCCTCGCTGCGGCCGGCCAGGGACCGCCTCACCCAGCGTCTTCACGGGGAGATGGCCTCATGCCTCTGTGACCTGCGGTCCCTCTGCAACGTCCTGACCCAGCGGTCACAGGGCCGAGACCCCAACCTCTCGCTGCTGCTTGGCGTTTCCT CTCCCCCGCCCATGGCAGAGCAGTTGGAGGACTGGCTGAGTCCTGTGGTCCTCCAGAGGAAGTTGACTGAAGCCCAGCAGCTGCGTCGTGATGTGGAGGAGCTCCGCACCACCATCTCAGACCGCTATGCCCAGGACATGGGAGAGAACTGCATTACCCAGTAG